A single genomic interval of Bradyrhizobium sp. AZCC 1693 harbors:
- a CDS encoding acyl-CoA dehydrogenase family protein, producing the protein MIRDVARRFARERLLPFGHEWDRTGEFPPVLLSEMGSLGLFGILAPQEHGGLGGGYLTWAVALEEIAAGNGGISTLMHVHALGTAGVLARLGNTEQKARWLPRMVAGEAIGCIALTEPHAGSDVAKVKTRARKADGGWRLDGVKQFISNGRRASVAIILAVTDPERGNRGMSFFLVPTDAQGFIVGKTEEKLGQRTSDTVQIVLDDCFVPETALMGEYGQALPATMGLLSDGRISIAAQAVGMARAAFDCALEYARERKAFGKAIIDHQALAFRLADMATQIDVARAYAHHAARLLDEGVECVKEASMAKLFAGKMAERVCSDAIQIHGGYGYLADYPVERIYRDVRVCQIYEGTNDIQRLIIARKLSGPTVDKELGGRWGASPGQDRTMAIAGR; encoded by the coding sequence ATGATCAGGGACGTAGCTCGGCGCTTCGCTCGAGAGCGTTTGTTGCCTTTCGGCCACGAGTGGGACCGAACCGGCGAGTTCCCTCCGGTCCTTCTAAGCGAAATGGGTAGTCTTGGATTGTTCGGCATTCTTGCCCCGCAGGAACACGGCGGCTTGGGCGGCGGCTATCTTACGTGGGCGGTTGCACTCGAAGAGATCGCGGCGGGGAATGGCGGCATTTCGACGTTGATGCATGTTCATGCGCTTGGCACGGCGGGTGTTCTCGCTCGTTTGGGCAACACAGAGCAGAAGGCGCGATGGTTGCCGCGCATGGTCGCCGGCGAAGCAATCGGATGCATCGCGCTGACCGAGCCCCACGCGGGATCGGACGTTGCCAAAGTCAAGACGCGGGCGCGCAAGGCGGACGGCGGCTGGCGGCTCGACGGTGTCAAGCAGTTCATCTCCAATGGCCGCCGTGCGAGCGTCGCCATCATTCTCGCCGTAACCGATCCGGAACGTGGCAATCGCGGCATGTCCTTTTTCCTCGTCCCGACCGACGCACAGGGGTTCATCGTCGGCAAGACAGAAGAGAAGTTGGGGCAGAGAACTTCTGATACCGTGCAGATCGTTCTCGACGATTGCTTTGTGCCGGAAACGGCTCTGATGGGTGAATACGGCCAGGCATTGCCGGCCACGATGGGATTACTGTCGGACGGGCGAATCTCGATCGCGGCTCAAGCGGTAGGTATGGCTCGCGCCGCCTTTGATTGCGCGCTCGAGTATGCGCGTGAGCGCAAGGCCTTTGGTAAGGCGATCATCGACCATCAGGCGCTGGCTTTCAGATTGGCGGACATGGCGACCCAGATCGATGTCGCGCGGGCATATGCCCATCATGCGGCGCGTCTGCTCGACGAAGGAGTGGAATGTGTCAAGGAAGCGTCGATGGCGAAACTGTTTGCGGGTAAGATGGCGGAGCGCGTTTGCTCCGATGCCATCCAGATCCATGGCGGATATGGATATCTCGCGGACTATCCGGTCGAGCGCATCTATCGCGATGTCCGCGTGTGCCAAATCTACGAGGGCACCAACGACATTCAGCGGCTCATCATAGCCCGAAAGCTGAGCGGTCCTACGGTCGACAAAGAGCTTGGCGGCCGATGGGGCGCATCGCCGGGGCAGGACCGGACGATGGCCATTGCGGGGCGCTGA
- a CDS encoding enoyl-CoA hydratase/isomerase family protein, protein MNFSDIKYERRGAAAWITLNRPAELNALSLAILQEVPVALDIALRDREVKAIVFTGAGRAFCAGADLKFVNDLPPERQISETRDFIARAAAMVDMVEAFPKPIIAAVNGVATAGGMELLLGCDIVFAARSARMGDGHSNFGLVPGAGASVRLPRKIGLNRALYLFFSGELLPADEMAAAGLVNRVVDDGALSAAVDEFVAKIATKSPLGLARMKTMALESFDKSTANGIAYEQIMSELHAHSFDRNEGIAAFSEKRKPDFQGR, encoded by the coding sequence ATGAATTTCTCCGACATTAAATATGAGCGGCGCGGCGCCGCGGCGTGGATCACGCTCAATCGTCCGGCAGAGCTGAATGCACTGAGCCTCGCGATTTTACAGGAGGTTCCGGTCGCGCTGGATATTGCTCTGCGTGATCGCGAAGTAAAGGCGATCGTCTTTACGGGCGCTGGCCGCGCCTTTTGCGCGGGAGCCGACCTCAAGTTCGTAAATGATCTGCCGCCCGAAAGGCAGATTTCGGAGACGCGCGACTTCATCGCCAGGGCAGCGGCGATGGTGGACATGGTTGAAGCGTTCCCCAAGCCCATCATCGCTGCGGTCAACGGCGTCGCAACGGCCGGGGGTATGGAGTTGCTCCTAGGGTGCGACATCGTATTCGCTGCCCGCTCGGCGAGGATGGGGGACGGTCATTCCAATTTCGGTCTCGTTCCTGGCGCGGGAGCGTCCGTGCGTCTCCCCCGGAAGATCGGGCTCAATCGGGCGCTGTATCTTTTCTTCAGCGGCGAGCTGCTGCCGGCCGACGAGATGGCCGCTGCGGGCCTTGTCAACCGCGTCGTCGACGACGGCGCCCTATCTGCTGCGGTCGACGAGTTCGTCGCCAAGATCGCGACGAAAAGCCCGCTTGGCCTTGCACGCATGAAGACCATGGCGCTCGAAAGCTTCGACAAGTCGACGGCGAATGGCATCGCCTACGAGCAGATAATGAGCGAGCTTCATGCGCACAGCTTCGATCGGAACGAAGGCATCGCGGCCTTCTCTGAAAAACGCAAACCAGATTTTCAGGGCCGTTGA
- a CDS encoding thiolase family protein: MDEIYIVGVGMTHFGKLVDQSIKAMVATAVAQALEDAGARVSDIGAGFFANSTQAIMDGQHAVRGQMALRPLGFAGIPVVNVENACAGGSTALNQAAAYLKAGITDVALAVGVEKMVDLQDKRKSSAIFDGAWDVHEVDEVIGSLAQIGDGMPPPPGKELGVKSPFMELYASMTRGHMARFGTTERQIAAVAAKNHHHSTMNPLSQYQTDMTIDEVLAGTLISWPLTLPMCSPISDGAAAALICTKDALARFPNSRPVKVMASVLASGSDREWSQFDMHLCRRAAAKAYEIAGVGPEDVSVAEVHDASSFAEIIQTENLGFCELGQGGWLAERGETSIGGRIPINPSGGLISKGHPISATGLGQIHELTLQLRGEAGARQVDGARIAVAENGGGFHGVEEAAAVVTVLGR; the protein is encoded by the coding sequence ATGGACGAAATCTACATCGTCGGCGTAGGCATGACGCACTTCGGAAAACTCGTCGACCAATCCATCAAGGCAATGGTCGCAACCGCGGTCGCGCAGGCGCTGGAGGATGCCGGAGCACGGGTATCCGATATCGGCGCGGGCTTCTTCGCCAACAGCACTCAAGCGATCATGGACGGACAGCATGCCGTGCGCGGTCAGATGGCTTTGCGGCCCCTCGGGTTCGCCGGCATTCCCGTCGTGAACGTCGAAAATGCCTGCGCGGGTGGGTCGACGGCCCTCAACCAGGCGGCGGCCTATCTCAAGGCCGGCATTACCGATGTGGCGCTGGCGGTCGGCGTCGAGAAGATGGTCGATCTGCAGGACAAGCGCAAATCCTCAGCCATCTTCGACGGTGCCTGGGATGTGCACGAGGTCGACGAGGTCATCGGATCCCTTGCCCAGATTGGCGATGGGATGCCGCCCCCGCCGGGCAAGGAATTGGGCGTCAAGAGTCCGTTCATGGAACTCTATGCCTCGATGACGCGGGGCCATATGGCGCGCTTCGGCACCACGGAGCGTCAGATCGCGGCCGTTGCCGCGAAGAATCATCACCATTCCACGATGAATCCGCTGTCGCAATATCAGACGGACATGACAATCGATGAGGTGCTCGCCGGAACGCTGATCTCTTGGCCGCTGACCTTGCCCATGTGCTCGCCCATCAGCGATGGCGCCGCCGCTGCGTTGATATGCACCAAGGATGCGCTCGCTCGCTTTCCGAATTCGAGGCCGGTAAAGGTGATGGCCTCCGTCCTTGCGAGCGGAAGCGACCGTGAATGGTCGCAATTTGACATGCATCTCTGTCGTCGGGCGGCTGCCAAGGCCTATGAGATCGCCGGAGTGGGTCCGGAGGATGTTTCTGTTGCCGAGGTGCATGATGCGTCATCGTTTGCCGAAATCATCCAGACTGAAAACCTGGGGTTCTGCGAACTTGGGCAGGGCGGCTGGCTCGCAGAGCGCGGAGAGACGTCGATTGGGGGGCGTATCCCGATCAATCCGTCGGGGGGCCTGATCTCGAAGGGGCACCCGATTTCGGCGACGGGCTTGGGTCAAATTCACGAATTGACACTGCAACTGCGTGGCGAAGCCGGTGCAAGGCAGGTGGACGGCGCCCGCATAGCCGTCGCTGAAAACGGTGGTGGCTTCCATGGCGTAGAGGAAGCTGCGGCTGTCGTGACGGTGCTGGGTCGATGA